From the Billgrantia sulfidoxydans genome, one window contains:
- a CDS encoding sigma-54-dependent transcriptional regulator → MTGSHSHTDLPILIVEDDAAILELLEEELQEAGYRTLGVGSAEEAVVTLSHSEVALVISDVRLPGMSGMQLLEQLRHEGSRVGFIVITAFGTIDQAVEALKIGADDFLTKPLDLESVGEAIFRVLENQRLAERLAQDEPSGHFHGIVGESETMQSLFHDAARLAKSDAPILILGESGTGKELLARAIHAESPRAEAPFVAINCASIPSELMESEFFGHVKGAFTGANESRQGLFQAANGGSLFLDEIGEMSPGLQAKLLRALQEKMIKAVGAEKEEAVDVRIIAATHRDLEQEIESGNFRSDLFYRLETFSLRIPPLRERQGDIERLISAMIDKHAGAQGKSIERIEPLALQTLLDYPYPGNVRELENAVMRAVTLAENGLLSHTDLPERIRLHGQEQRGAARQIETGKALISSGKQSWPSLEEVEKRYIQKVLEATGGNKRRTADILGIARRTLYRRLEEE, encoded by the coding sequence GTGACTGGGAGCCACAGCCATACCGACCTTCCGATACTGATCGTCGAGGATGATGCTGCCATTCTCGAGCTCCTGGAGGAGGAACTCCAGGAGGCCGGTTACCGGACGCTGGGCGTCGGCAGCGCCGAGGAAGCCGTCGTCACCCTGAGCCACAGCGAAGTGGCCCTGGTCATCAGCGACGTGCGCCTTCCCGGCATGAGCGGCATGCAGCTGCTCGAGCAGTTGCGCCATGAGGGCAGCCGCGTGGGATTCATCGTCATTACCGCCTTCGGCACCATCGACCAGGCCGTCGAGGCACTCAAGATCGGTGCCGATGACTTCCTCACCAAGCCGCTGGACCTGGAGAGCGTGGGGGAGGCGATCTTTCGGGTCCTGGAGAACCAGCGCCTGGCCGAGCGCCTGGCCCAGGACGAGCCGAGCGGCCATTTCCACGGCATCGTGGGCGAAAGCGAGACCATGCAATCGCTCTTCCACGATGCGGCCCGCCTGGCCAAGAGCGATGCGCCCATCCTGATCCTCGGGGAGAGCGGCACCGGCAAGGAGCTGCTGGCCCGCGCCATCCATGCCGAGAGTCCGCGGGCCGAAGCGCCTTTCGTGGCCATCAACTGTGCCAGCATTCCCTCGGAACTGATGGAGAGCGAGTTCTTCGGCCATGTGAAGGGGGCCTTCACCGGTGCCAACGAGTCGCGCCAGGGCCTGTTCCAGGCGGCCAACGGCGGCAGTCTCTTCCTCGACGAGATCGGTGAAATGTCGCCCGGCCTGCAGGCCAAGCTGCTGCGGGCGCTGCAGGAGAAGATGATCAAGGCGGTGGGCGCCGAAAAAGAGGAGGCGGTCGACGTGCGCATCATCGCCGCCACCCACCGCGACCTGGAGCAGGAGATCGAAAGCGGCAACTTCCGCAGCGACCTGTTCTACCGCCTGGAGACCTTCTCGCTGCGAATCCCCCCCCTGCGCGAACGCCAGGGCGATATCGAGCGACTGATCTCGGCCATGATCGACAAGCACGCCGGCGCCCAGGGCAAGAGCATCGAGCGCATCGAGCCGCTGGCCCTGCAGACCCTGCTGGACTACCCCTATCCTGGCAACGTTCGCGAGCTCGAGAATGCCGTCATGCGCGCCGTGACCCTGGCGGAAAACGGCCTGCTCAGCCATACCGACCTGCCGGAGCGCATCCGCCTGCATGGCCAGGAGCAGCGCGGAGCCGCCCGCCAGATCGAGACGGGAAAAGCGCTGATATCCAGCGGCAAGCAGAGCTGGCCCAGCCTGGAAGAGGTCGAGAAGCGCTACATTCAGAAAGTGCTCGAGGCGACGGGGGGCAACAAGCGACGCACCGCCGATATCCTTGGCATCGCCCGGCGCACCCTCTACCGCCGCCTGGAGGAAGAGTAG
- a CDS encoding ABC transporter permease: MAIPSYATRGERIWHYVFLGLCALIFLFLVGPLLIIIPLSFNAQPYFSFSEAMLKLDPAGYSLRWYEDFFTSSAWLGAIKNSFIIGIASTILATILGTIAALGLSNRHMPARGAIMALLISPMIVPLIISAAAMFFFFSKINLAQTYLGVILAHTALGIPFVVITVTATLSSFDTTLIRAAHSLGANPTRTFFKVVLPLVTPGVVSGALFAFITSFDEVVVVLFVSGPGQRTMPIQMWSGIREHISPTILAVATLLVLLSMLLLTTLELLRRRSERLRGIAPE; the protein is encoded by the coding sequence ATGGCCATTCCTTCCTACGCGACGCGCGGCGAGCGCATCTGGCATTACGTCTTCCTGGGCCTCTGTGCGCTGATCTTCCTGTTCCTGGTGGGGCCGCTGCTGATCATCATCCCGCTGTCGTTCAACGCACAGCCCTACTTCTCCTTCTCGGAGGCGATGCTCAAGCTCGACCCGGCAGGTTATTCGCTGCGCTGGTATGAGGATTTCTTCACCTCCAGCGCCTGGCTCGGCGCGATCAAGAACAGCTTCATCATCGGTATCGCCTCGACGATTCTGGCGACGATCCTGGGAACGATCGCGGCGCTGGGCCTCTCCAACCGGCACATGCCGGCACGCGGAGCGATCATGGCACTGCTGATCTCGCCGATGATCGTGCCGCTGATCATCTCCGCGGCGGCGATGTTCTTCTTCTTCTCGAAGATCAACCTGGCCCAGACCTACCTCGGCGTGATCCTGGCGCATACCGCGCTCGGCATACCGTTCGTCGTCATCACCGTGACGGCCACGCTGTCGAGCTTCGACACCACCCTGATACGGGCGGCACACAGTTTGGGGGCCAATCCCACGCGCACCTTCTTCAAGGTGGTGCTGCCGCTGGTGACGCCGGGTGTCGTGTCGGGGGCCCTGTTCGCCTTCATCACCTCCTTCGACGAGGTGGTGGTGGTACTGTTCGTCTCGGGGCCGGGGCAGCGCACCATGCCGATCCAGATGTGGTCCGGTATCCGCGAGCACATCAGCCCGACGATTCTGGCCGTGGCGACGCTGCTGGTGCTGCTCTCCATGCTGCTGCTGACGACGCTGGAACTGTTGCGGCGACGCAGCGAGCGACTGCGGGGCATCGCGCCGGAGTAG
- a CDS encoding BCCT family transporter: MNNDSRADRAREPEPSEGVPAPEGPANLIDTDYVIGQDNLATDKLGFSIDLHGKVFTISALVTVFFVVLTLALQDQVEPLFTALRDWLTGNLDWFFLLAGNVFVLLCLALIVSPLGKVRIGGMHAKPDFTYLGWFAMLFAAGMGIGLMFYGVSEPMSHFGAALGGTTAEDGVRTDWAPLGAAADDPAGAARLSMAATIYHWGLHPWAIYAVVALALAIFSFNKGLPLTMRSIFYPLLGERVWGWPGHIVDILAVFATLFGLATSLGLGASQASAGLSYLFNIPESDATMVLLILGITAIAIVSILAGVDKGVRRLSEINMGLAVLLLLFVILVGPTLLILSGFFQNLGAYVVNLPALSNPFGREDANFSQGWTAFYWAWWISWSPFVGMFIARVSRGRSVREFLIAVLLVPSLVSVLWMTAFGGTAIDQLVGDGFEGVRDAALELQLFVMLGELPLTAITSFVGIVLVVVFFITSSDSGSLVIDTITAGGKVDAPKPQRVFWAIIEGVIAIALLLGGGLTALQAMAVSTGLPFTLVLLAGCYAIIKGLMSEPRS; this comes from the coding sequence GTGAATAACGATTCTCGCGCCGACCGTGCCAGGGAACCTGAGCCCTCGGAGGGCGTGCCAGCGCCGGAAGGGCCGGCCAACCTGATCGATACCGACTACGTCATCGGGCAGGACAACCTGGCCACCGACAAGCTCGGCTTCAGCATCGACCTCCACGGCAAGGTCTTCACCATCTCGGCACTGGTCACGGTGTTCTTCGTGGTCCTCACCCTTGCCCTGCAGGACCAGGTCGAACCGCTGTTCACCGCCCTGCGCGACTGGCTCACCGGCAACCTGGACTGGTTCTTTCTGCTTGCCGGGAACGTCTTCGTGCTGCTGTGCCTGGCCCTGATCGTGTCGCCATTGGGCAAGGTGCGCATCGGCGGCATGCATGCCAAACCAGACTTCACCTACCTAGGCTGGTTCGCCATGCTGTTCGCCGCGGGGATGGGCATCGGCCTGATGTTCTACGGCGTTTCCGAGCCGATGTCGCACTTCGGCGCGGCCCTCGGCGGCACCACCGCGGAGGACGGCGTGCGCACCGACTGGGCGCCGCTGGGGGCGGCCGCGGACGATCCTGCAGGCGCCGCTCGCCTGAGCATGGCCGCGACGATCTATCATTGGGGCCTGCACCCTTGGGCGATCTATGCCGTAGTGGCGCTGGCGCTGGCCATCTTCTCGTTCAACAAGGGCCTGCCACTGACCATGCGCTCGATCTTTTACCCGCTGCTGGGCGAGCGGGTATGGGGCTGGCCGGGCCATATCGTCGACATCCTGGCAGTCTTCGCCACCCTGTTCGGGCTCGCCACTTCGCTGGGGCTTGGCGCGTCACAGGCATCAGCGGGCCTCAGCTACCTGTTCAACATACCTGAATCGGACGCCACCATGGTGCTGCTGATCCTCGGCATCACCGCCATCGCCATCGTGTCGATCCTCGCCGGGGTGGACAAGGGCGTACGCCGGCTGTCGGAAATCAACATGGGGCTGGCCGTACTGCTGCTGCTGTTCGTCATCCTGGTCGGGCCGACCCTGCTGATCCTGAGCGGCTTCTTCCAGAACCTGGGAGCCTACGTCGTCAACCTGCCGGCACTGTCGAACCCGTTCGGCCGCGAGGATGCCAACTTCAGCCAGGGCTGGACCGCTTTCTACTGGGCCTGGTGGATCTCCTGGTCGCCCTTCGTCGGCATGTTCATCGCCCGCGTCAGCCGTGGTCGCAGCGTGCGCGAGTTCCTGATCGCCGTGCTGCTGGTGCCCTCGCTGGTCTCGGTGCTGTGGATGACCGCCTTCGGCGGTACGGCCATCGACCAACTGGTCGGTGACGGTTTCGAGGGTGTCCGCGACGCGGCCCTCGAGCTGCAGCTGTTCGTCATGCTGGGCGAACTGCCCCTGACGGCCATCACCTCCTTCGTGGGTATCGTGCTGGTGGTGGTGTTCTTCATCACCTCGTCGGATTCCGGCTCGCTGGTGATCGATACCATCACCGCCGGCGGCAAGGTCGACGCGCCCAAGCCGCAGCGCGTGTTCTGGGCCATCATCGAGGGCGTCATCGCCATCGCCCTGCTGCTGGGCGGCGGGCTGACCGCCCTGCAGGCGATGGCCGTCTCGACGGGCCTGCCCTTCACGCTGGTGCTGCTGGCAGGCTGCTACGCCATCATCAAGGGCCTGATGAGCGAGCCGCGCAGCTGA
- a CDS encoding universal stress protein — MYSKIMVPVDLAHLQVLEPSLQAVADLARHYQAEVCYVGVTSTAPSSVARTPEEYQQKLEAFAQQQAALHGQPVSVHTISSADPVADLDDLLIQAIDDVGTDLVVMPTHPPKHLDVIMPSHGGKIATHTDVSVFLVRPSRA, encoded by the coding sequence ATGTACAGCAAAATCATGGTCCCGGTCGATCTTGCCCATCTGCAAGTGCTCGAGCCTTCCCTGCAGGCCGTGGCCGACCTGGCCCGGCATTACCAGGCCGAAGTCTGCTATGTCGGGGTGACGTCCACCGCCCCGAGCAGCGTGGCCAGGACGCCAGAGGAGTACCAGCAGAAGCTGGAGGCCTTTGCCCAGCAACAGGCGGCACTGCATGGCCAGCCGGTCAGTGTCCACACCATCAGCAGCGCAGACCCGGTCGCCGATCTCGACGACCTCCTGATCCAGGCGATTGATGATGTGGGCACCGACCTCGTGGTCATGCCGACCCACCCGCCGAAGCATCTCGACGTCATCATGCCGTCCCACGGTGGCAAGATCGCCACCCACACCGATGTCTCGGTCTTCCTGGTCAGACCCTCACGCGCCTGA
- a CDS encoding sensor histidine kinase produces MRLRNLILLTVIAPLFLALLIFSLVAIKSLEDNVRNRLEREVQVITNVIGTTLSQALTRNATEPLEESLYSAFSFHRIYGAYVFDASGREIYGLGLGQALFSPETIREVAEEGEMRAAYREHEGWHYYSALKPLVSATGEVQGVLQVNRLNTGIENYTGFLSQLALLAFVIGAAGIVLGIWWGFRRHIERPLERLLAVMQRVEAGDRGQRAEAEGPQEYERLAVALNGMLDAMAEKDADIEARRRKEIELEKRLRKSKKLAELGVLAAGVAHEIGAPLTVINGQAQRLARRDTLDEADRAKLGRIRCEVERIVEIVRQLMELGRRHNVEKEPLDLTELLATARELVEEDFERSDIRLELDLVPSSSPLLANGQQLIQVLTNLLRNAAQAKEVSRVRIVSREKEGWLTLWVEDDGAGIADKDKSKVFDPFFTTKPVGQGSGLGLSMVHRIINDHGGTVGVFDSELGGAGFEIGLPLNDTDEGGTARDWEPQPYRPSDTDRRG; encoded by the coding sequence ATGCGCCTACGCAACCTCATACTCCTGACCGTCATCGCACCGCTCTTTCTCGCCCTGCTGATCTTCAGTCTGGTGGCCATCAAGTCGCTCGAGGACAACGTGCGCAACCGCCTGGAACGGGAGGTTCAGGTCATCACCAACGTGATCGGCACCACCCTGAGCCAGGCGTTGACGCGCAACGCCACCGAACCGCTCGAGGAGTCGCTCTACTCCGCCTTTTCGTTTCACCGCATCTATGGTGCCTACGTGTTCGACGCCAGTGGCCGGGAGATCTACGGCCTGGGGCTGGGCCAGGCGCTGTTCAGCCCCGAGACCATACGCGAGGTGGCCGAGGAGGGTGAGATGCGGGCCGCCTACCGCGAACACGAAGGCTGGCACTACTACTCGGCGCTGAAGCCGCTGGTGTCCGCCACCGGCGAGGTGCAGGGCGTGCTTCAGGTCAACCGGCTCAATACCGGCATCGAGAACTACACCGGGTTTCTCAGCCAGCTGGCGCTGCTGGCCTTCGTCATCGGTGCGGCCGGTATCGTGCTGGGCATCTGGTGGGGGTTTCGCCGCCATATCGAGCGGCCGCTGGAGCGCCTGCTTGCGGTGATGCAGCGCGTCGAGGCCGGGGACCGCGGCCAGCGTGCCGAAGCCGAGGGCCCGCAGGAGTACGAGCGGCTCGCCGTGGCGCTCAACGGCATGCTGGACGCCATGGCCGAAAAGGATGCCGACATCGAGGCGCGCCGCCGCAAGGAGATCGAGCTCGAGAAACGCCTGCGCAAGTCGAAGAAGCTCGCCGAGCTGGGCGTGCTGGCGGCCGGGGTGGCGCACGAGATCGGCGCGCCGCTCACGGTGATCAATGGCCAGGCCCAGCGCCTGGCCCGACGCGACACGCTCGACGAGGCGGACCGGGCCAAGCTCGGGCGCATTCGCTGCGAGGTGGAGCGCATCGTCGAGATCGTACGCCAGCTGATGGAGCTCGGCCGCCGTCACAACGTCGAGAAGGAGCCGCTGGACCTGACCGAACTCCTGGCGACGGCGCGCGAGCTGGTCGAGGAGGACTTCGAGCGAAGTGACATTCGGCTCGAGCTCGACCTTGTCCCGTCTTCTTCTCCGCTGCTGGCAAACGGCCAGCAACTGATCCAGGTCTTGACCAACCTGTTGCGCAATGCCGCCCAGGCCAAGGAAGTCAGCCGGGTTCGCATCGTCTCGCGGGAGAAGGAGGGCTGGCTGACGCTGTGGGTGGAAGACGATGGCGCCGGCATCGCCGACAAGGACAAATCGAAGGTCTTCGATCCATTTTTCACCACCAAGCCCGTAGGCCAGGGTAGCGGCCTCGGGCTTTCCATGGTGCACCGAATCATCAACGACCACGGCGGTACCGTCGGGGTGTTCGACAGCGAACTGGGGGGAGCCGGCTTCGAGATCGGACTGCCACTGAACGATACCGATGAAGGAGGAACAGCACGTGACTGGGAGCCACAGCCATACCGACCTTCCGATACTGATCGTCGAGGATGA
- a CDS encoding PQQ-dependent sugar dehydrogenase, translating into MHEASRRLAVPLLAGLVAGCGSAQAVEVVADSIATEQLELRLERIATGFEHPWAVIMLPDGRFLISERPGRLARVEEDGSIAHLDGLPEVSARTQGGLLDLALHPRYGDGEHDWLYFTWSKPGDDGTVTALSRARLDDTALSDVELLFEQGRPADPGRHYGSRLAWLPDGTLLMSVGERGSPSRAQDRSDHAGSVLRLTETGRVPDDNPFVDDDETLDEIFTFGNRNPQGLVVTQSGEAWATEHGPLGGDELNLLQGGENYGWPEVSLGKTYVSRRPVGEDSLPGMRDPVHVFADRFAPSGLAEVTSEMFEAWRGNLLAGGLHSEQLYRLVLENERVSHTELILDGQIGRIRDVHQGHDGAIYLIDDDPQGSLYRLRPVD; encoded by the coding sequence ATGCATGAAGCAAGCAGACGGCTGGCGGTTCCACTGCTGGCCGGCCTCGTCGCCGGCTGCGGTTCGGCCCAGGCCGTCGAGGTCGTCGCCGACAGCATCGCGACCGAGCAGCTCGAGCTGCGCCTCGAACGTATCGCCACCGGGTTCGAGCATCCCTGGGCGGTGATAATGCTGCCCGATGGCCGCTTTTTGATCAGCGAGCGCCCGGGGCGCCTGGCACGGGTCGAGGAGGACGGCAGCATTGCTCATCTGGATGGCCTGCCCGAGGTCAGCGCCCGCACCCAGGGCGGGCTGCTCGACCTGGCGCTGCACCCCCGCTACGGCGACGGCGAGCACGACTGGCTCTACTTCACCTGGAGCAAGCCCGGCGACGACGGCACCGTCACCGCCCTGAGCCGGGCACGGCTCGACGATACCGCGCTGAGCGACGTCGAACTGCTGTTTGAACAGGGCCGCCCTGCCGACCCCGGCCGCCACTACGGCTCCCGGCTCGCCTGGCTGCCCGACGGCACCCTGCTGATGTCCGTCGGCGAGCGCGGCAGCCCATCGCGGGCTCAGGATCGAAGCGACCATGCCGGCAGCGTGCTGCGCCTGACCGAAACCGGTAGGGTTCCCGACGACAACCCCTTCGTCGATGACGACGAGACCCTCGACGAGATCTTCACTTTCGGCAATCGCAACCCCCAGGGCCTGGTGGTCACCCAGTCGGGCGAGGCCTGGGCCACCGAGCATGGCCCGCTGGGCGGCGACGAACTGAACCTGCTGCAGGGCGGCGAGAACTACGGCTGGCCCGAGGTGAGCCTGGGCAAGACTTACGTCTCCCGACGCCCCGTCGGCGAGGACTCCCTGCCCGGCATGCGCGATCCCGTGCACGTCTTCGCCGATCGCTTCGCCCCCTCCGGCCTGGCCGAGGTCACCTCGGAGATGTTCGAGGCATGGCGAGGCAACCTGCTGGCCGGCGGGCTGCACAGCGAGCAACTCTACCGCCTGGTGCTGGAGAACGAACGGGTCAGCCACACGGAGTTGATACTCGACGGGCAGATCGGGCGCATCCGCGATGTCCACCAGGGGCACGATGGCGCCATCTACCTGATCGACGACGATCCACAGGGCAGTCTCTACCGGCTGAGGCCGGTGGATTGA
- a CDS encoding ABC transporter ATP-binding protein: MNESLQQERNHSAREADHEADTNFVRFINVQKSYDGVELVVKGFNLDIRRGEFVTLLGPSGSGKTTCLMMMAGFETPTHGQILLKGDPINDLPPHKRGIGMVFQNYALFPHMTVAENLAFPLEVRHLSRAEVKRKVERALAMVRLEHFGDRRPAQLSGGQQQRVALARALVFEPELVLMDEPLGALDKNLREEMQYEIKRIHADLGVTMIYVTHDQTEALTMSDRIAVFNDGVVQQLASPETLYEAPENAFVANFIGENNRLYGEVTETLGDNCQVRLDSGETVVAKAVAAGGIGARTTLSLRPERVAIVSGETDQAFDNRFRAEVKEVIYLGDHLRTRVSVCGNDEFILKTPNAKGFTSLRPGQSIDIGWSSSDCRALDA; encoded by the coding sequence ATGAACGAAAGCCTGCAACAAGAACGCAACCACAGCGCAAGGGAAGCCGATCACGAGGCGGACACCAACTTCGTCCGTTTCATCAACGTGCAGAAGAGCTACGACGGGGTCGAGCTGGTCGTCAAGGGCTTCAACCTCGACATCCGGCGTGGCGAGTTCGTCACGCTGCTGGGCCCTTCGGGGTCGGGCAAGACCACCTGCCTGATGATGATGGCGGGCTTCGAGACCCCGACTCACGGCCAGATACTGCTCAAGGGCGACCCGATCAACGACCTGCCGCCGCACAAGCGGGGCATCGGCATGGTCTTCCAGAACTACGCTCTCTTCCCGCACATGACGGTTGCCGAGAACCTCGCCTTCCCGCTGGAGGTTCGCCACCTGTCCCGGGCCGAGGTCAAGCGCAAGGTCGAGCGCGCGCTGGCCATGGTGCGCCTCGAGCATTTCGGCGACCGGCGCCCGGCACAGCTGTCGGGTGGCCAGCAGCAGCGCGTGGCCCTGGCCCGCGCGCTGGTCTTCGAACCCGAACTGGTCCTGATGGACGAACCGCTCGGCGCGCTCGACAAGAACCTGCGCGAGGAGATGCAGTACGAGATCAAGCGCATCCATGCCGATCTGGGCGTCACCATGATCTACGTGACCCACGATCAGACCGAAGCACTGACCATGTCCGATCGCATCGCCGTGTTCAATGACGGCGTGGTCCAGCAGCTCGCCTCACCCGAAACGCTCTACGAAGCGCCCGAGAACGCCTTCGTCGCCAATTTCATCGGCGAGAACAACCGGCTCTACGGGGAGGTGACCGAGACCCTCGGTGACAACTGTCAGGTGCGTCTCGACAGCGGCGAGACGGTAGTGGCCAAGGCCGTCGCGGCGGGAGGGATCGGGGCGCGCACGACGCTTTCCCTGCGTCCGGAGCGCGTCGCCATCGTCTCGGGCGAGACCGATCAGGCGTTCGATAACCGCTTCCGCGCCGAGGTCAAGGAAGTGATCTACCTCGGCGATCACCTGCGCACCCGCGTCAGTGTCTGCGGTAACGATGAATTCATTCTCAAGACTCCCAACGCGAAGGGATTTACTTCGCTGAGGCCGGGCCAGTCGATCGACATCGGCTGGTCCAGTAGCGACTGTCGGGCTCTCGATGCCTGA
- a CDS encoding ABC transporter permease yields the protein MSESPASPLTTADGVPLKVSLRRAVRRSKIKAFLLVSPLLLFLGIAFVMPIIEMLWRSVDNPEVTTHLSRTVAALEGWDEESLPGEPVFAALVEDLREGQAARNLGLLSSRLNYEKSGMRSAINRTARQLRTIEPPYREALIELNDTWGELDTWKLIQRESTPYTLTYYLAAVDRQLTPTGEIVQVPDHLKVHVSLFWRTFWMSAAITGLTLLLGYPIAFLLASLPLRHSNLLMILVLLPFWTSLLVRTTTWIAILQSQGVLNDVLVALGVIADEARWQMIHNKTGTIVAMTHILLPFMILPLYSVMKTIPPSYMRAARSLGGKPFLSFRRVYFPLTIPGIAAGGILVFILSIGYYITPALVGGQSGRFITNYIAYHMQTSLNWGLAAAIASILLFVVIVFYMVFNRLIGVDKVKLG from the coding sequence GTGTCCGAATCTCCCGCTTCCCCCTTGACTACCGCCGATGGCGTGCCGCTCAAGGTCAGCCTGCGCCGCGCCGTGCGACGTTCGAAAATCAAGGCCTTCCTGCTGGTATCGCCTTTGCTGCTATTCCTCGGCATCGCTTTCGTCATGCCGATCATCGAAATGCTGTGGCGCAGCGTCGACAATCCCGAAGTCACCACCCACCTGTCGCGTACCGTCGCCGCCCTGGAGGGCTGGGACGAGGAGTCCCTCCCCGGCGAGCCGGTCTTTGCCGCCCTGGTGGAGGACCTGCGCGAAGGGCAGGCCGCACGCAACCTGGGGCTGCTGTCGAGCCGCCTGAACTACGAGAAATCGGGCATGCGCTCGGCGATCAACCGCACGGCGCGTCAATTGCGCACCATTGAGCCGCCCTACCGTGAAGCGCTGATCGAGCTCAACGACACCTGGGGCGAACTCGATACCTGGAAGCTGATCCAGCGCGAATCGACGCCCTACACGCTCACCTACTACCTGGCGGCGGTGGACCGCCAGCTGACGCCGACGGGCGAGATCGTCCAGGTGCCCGACCACCTCAAGGTGCACGTCTCGCTGTTCTGGCGCACCTTCTGGATGAGCGCGGCGATCACCGGCCTGACGCTGCTGTTGGGCTACCCGATCGCGTTCCTGCTGGCCAGCCTGCCGCTGCGCCATTCGAACCTGCTGATGATTCTGGTGCTGCTGCCATTCTGGACCTCGCTGCTGGTACGCACCACGACCTGGATCGCCATCCTGCAGTCCCAGGGGGTGCTCAACGACGTTCTGGTCGCGCTCGGCGTGATCGCCGACGAGGCGCGCTGGCAGATGATTCACAACAAGACCGGCACCATCGTGGCCATGACCCACATCCTGCTGCCGTTCATGATCCTGCCGCTCTATTCGGTGATGAAGACCATACCACCGAGCTACATGCGCGCGGCCCGCTCGCTGGGCGGCAAGCCGTTCCTGAGCTTTCGGCGGGTCTATTTCCCGTTGACCATCCCGGGCATCGCCGCCGGCGGCATCCTGGTGTTCATCCTCTCGATCGGCTACTACATCACGCCGGCGCTGGTGGGCGGACAGTCGGGGCGCTTCATTACCAACTACATCGCCTACCACATGCAGACCTCGCTCAACTGGGGGCTGGCCGCGGCTATTGCCTCGATCCTGTTGTTCGTGGTGATCGTCTTCTACATGGTCTTCAATCGCCTGATCGGCGTCGACAAGGTCAAGCTGGGGTAA
- a CDS encoding extracellular solute-binding protein, giving the protein MKFHDKQAGKMTLKLMTCAVAGASAMGLASLAQAQQTLNIVSWGGAYTMSQQKAYHEPWMEQTGDEIINIDRSGNALAGLRAQSQAGNVTWDLVDMLPADAMIACAEGLIEPLDHDELLADAPDGTPPSEDFVDGALGECFVASIVYSNIVAFNTEMFPEDNQPSTIADVFDLEQFPGKRTLLRKPINNLEWALVADGVAPEDVYDVLETEEGIQRAFAKLDTIKDHVIWWEEGAQPPQLLADKEVAFGSAYNGRIFDAMVSEDQPFEIIWDAQVFELDGWVVPVGKLDKVKDYLYFATDTQRLADQAQYISYGPARYSSSDMVSVHAETGIDMMPHMPTFPPNFATAIQKDDEFWADYNDELTQRFDAWLAQ; this is encoded by the coding sequence ATGAAATTCCACGACAAGCAAGCAGGGAAAATGACGCTCAAGCTGATGACGTGCGCCGTGGCGGGCGCCTCGGCCATGGGCTTGGCAAGCCTGGCGCAGGCGCAGCAGACGCTCAACATCGTCTCCTGGGGTGGCGCCTACACCATGAGCCAGCAGAAGGCCTACCACGAGCCGTGGATGGAGCAGACCGGCGACGAGATCATCAACATCGACCGCAGCGGTAATGCCTTGGCCGGCCTGCGGGCCCAGTCCCAGGCGGGTAACGTGACCTGGGACCTGGTCGACATGCTGCCGGCCGACGCGATGATCGCCTGTGCCGAGGGGCTGATCGAGCCGCTGGATCACGACGAGCTGCTGGCCGACGCGCCGGACGGTACGCCGCCGAGCGAGGACTTCGTTGACGGTGCCCTGGGCGAGTGCTTCGTCGCCTCGATCGTCTACTCCAACATCGTCGCCTTCAACACCGAGATGTTCCCCGAGGACAACCAGCCCAGCACCATCGCCGATGTCTTCGACCTGGAGCAGTTCCCCGGCAAGCGCACCCTGCTGCGCAAGCCGATCAATAACCTCGAGTGGGCGCTGGTGGCCGATGGCGTGGCACCGGAGGACGTCTACGATGTGCTCGAGACGGAGGAGGGCATCCAGCGCGCCTTCGCCAAGCTCGACACCATCAAGGACCACGTGATCTGGTGGGAGGAGGGCGCCCAGCCGCCGCAGCTGCTCGCCGACAAGGAGGTGGCCTTCGGTTCCGCCTACAACGGCCGGATCTTCGATGCCATGGTCTCCGAGGACCAGCCCTTCGAGATCATCTGGGATGCCCAGGTGTTCGAGCTGGACGGCTGGGTGGTGCCCGTCGGCAAGCTCGACAAGGTCAAGGATTACCTCTACTTCGCCACCGACACCCAGCGGCTCGCCGACCAGGCCCAGTACATCTCCTACGGCCCGGCGCGCTACTCCTCCTCGGACATGGTCTCGGTGCATGCCGAAACCGGTATCGACATGATGCCGCACATGCCGACGTTCCCGCCCAACTTCGCCACGGCGATCCAGAAGGACGACGAGTTCTGGGCCGACTACAACGACGAGCTGACCCAGCGCTTCGACGCCTGGCTGGCCCAGTAA